From one Bordetella genomosp. 9 genomic stretch:
- a CDS encoding efflux RND transporter permease subunit, with the protein MSISASFIKRPIGTSLLALALLLVGVAAWPLLPVAPLPQVDFPTIQVTVSLPGGSPETMASNVAQPLERQFSLIAGLSQMTSLSGQSQTQITLQFDLDRSIESAAVDVQAAINAASGQLPSNLPNAPTFRKVNPADAPIMILSVQSDTLPITEVNDYADNILAQQISQIKGVGLVNIGGQQKPSVRVQVDPTKLKSLGLSLEDVRNVIATTTVNQPKGTIDGPTQSFTTYTNDQLLKAAQWNDMVLAYRNGAPIRVRDVGVAVDGPENNKLAAWAYAGPAAEPGNTITNGRGIVLQISKQPGANVIETVDAIKDAMPRLQAAIPPTVQVNTIIDRTANIRASVQDVEFTLILTIVLVVMIIFVFLRDIAATLIPCVTVPLALMGTAGMMYVAGFSLDNLSLMALTIAVGFVVDDAIVMLENIYRHVEDGMGPLEAAYKGAGEIGFTIVSISVSLVAVFIPLLLMGGIVGRLFREFAVTVTLTILVSVIVSLTLTPMLCSRYLKNQHGRQHGRLFMLFERGFDAMLGGYKRGLQWVLRHQFITLLSFIATVAVTGLMFITIPKGFFPQQDTGYIFGFAQSSQDSSFGAMNRRMVQLADIVRQDKDVAAFGMNGDPTQFNTGRFYIGLRSKEDGRTDNADEVIRRLRPKVAQVEGVTLYMQAGQDINVGGRLSRTQYQYTLTDSNLDELNQWAPRLATRFAQLPQLTDVASDQQSNAPTATLTIDRARASSFGISPALIDSTIYDAIGQRQVAQYFTQLNSYHVVLEVTPALQRDPSLFDKLYLTSPLTGEQVPLSTFVKLDTTRTNYLAINHQGQFPAVTLSFNLAPGTSLGQAVQAINAAQTEMGVPATLIGSFQGAARAFGDSLKSQPYLIAAALIAVYIVLGFLYESYIHPLTILSTLPSAGLGALLILRAGGYDLSVIALIGIILLIGIVKKNGIMMIDFALHAEREHGMSPQEAIYQACLLRFRPIMMTTMCALLSGLPLMLSNGQGAELRRPLGYAMVGGLIVSQALTLFSTPVVYLYLDRAHYWYLRRKEARAARKAAGRQAPGDGEPREPLVQK; encoded by the coding sequence CCGTCAGCCTGCCGGGCGGCAGCCCGGAGACCATGGCGTCCAACGTCGCGCAGCCGCTGGAACGGCAGTTTTCGCTGATCGCCGGCCTGTCGCAGATGACCTCGCTGAGCGGCCAGAGCCAGACCCAGATCACGCTGCAGTTCGACCTGGACCGCAGCATCGAATCCGCCGCCGTCGACGTGCAGGCCGCCATCAACGCGGCCTCCGGCCAGTTGCCGTCCAACCTGCCCAACGCGCCCACCTTCCGCAAGGTCAATCCGGCCGACGCGCCCATCATGATCCTGAGCGTGCAGTCGGATACGCTGCCGATCACCGAGGTCAACGACTACGCCGACAACATCCTGGCGCAGCAGATATCGCAGATCAAGGGCGTGGGCCTGGTCAACATCGGCGGCCAGCAGAAACCGTCGGTGCGCGTGCAGGTCGACCCCACCAAGCTGAAATCGCTGGGCCTGAGCCTGGAGGACGTGCGCAACGTCATCGCCACGACCACGGTCAACCAGCCCAAGGGCACGATAGACGGCCCCACGCAGAGCTTCACCACCTACACCAACGACCAGCTGCTGAAGGCCGCGCAGTGGAACGACATGGTGCTGGCCTATCGCAACGGCGCACCCATCCGCGTGCGCGACGTCGGCGTGGCCGTGGACGGGCCCGAGAACAACAAGCTGGCGGCCTGGGCCTATGCGGGACCCGCGGCCGAGCCGGGCAATACGATCACCAACGGCCGCGGCATCGTGCTGCAGATCAGCAAGCAGCCGGGCGCCAACGTGATCGAGACCGTCGACGCCATCAAGGACGCCATGCCGCGCCTGCAGGCCGCCATCCCCCCCACCGTGCAGGTGAACACCATCATCGACCGCACCGCGAACATCCGCGCGTCGGTGCAGGATGTGGAATTCACGCTGATCCTGACCATCGTGCTGGTGGTGATGATCATCTTCGTCTTCCTGCGCGATATCGCCGCCACGCTGATCCCCTGCGTCACCGTCCCGCTGGCGCTGATGGGCACCGCCGGCATGATGTACGTGGCCGGCTTCAGCCTGGACAACCTGTCGCTGATGGCGCTGACCATCGCCGTGGGTTTCGTCGTCGACGACGCCATCGTCATGCTGGAAAACATCTATCGCCACGTCGAGGACGGCATGGGGCCGCTGGAAGCCGCCTACAAGGGCGCCGGGGAGATCGGCTTCACCATCGTGTCGATCTCGGTGTCGCTGGTGGCGGTGTTCATCCCGCTGCTGCTGATGGGCGGCATCGTCGGCCGCCTGTTCCGCGAGTTCGCCGTCACCGTCACGCTGACCATCCTGGTGTCGGTCATCGTCTCGCTGACGCTGACGCCCATGCTGTGCTCGCGCTACCTGAAGAACCAGCACGGCCGCCAGCATGGCCGCCTGTTCATGCTGTTCGAGCGCGGCTTCGACGCCATGCTGGGCGGCTACAAGCGCGGCCTGCAATGGGTGCTGCGCCATCAGTTCATCACGCTGCTCAGCTTCATCGCCACGGTCGCCGTGACCGGGTTGATGTTCATCACCATACCGAAGGGGTTTTTTCCGCAGCAGGATACCGGCTATATCTTCGGTTTCGCCCAATCGTCGCAGGATTCTTCCTTCGGCGCGATGAACCGCCGCATGGTGCAGCTGGCGGACATCGTGCGCCAGGACAAGGACGTGGCGGCCTTCGGCATGAACGGCGACCCGACGCAGTTCAATACCGGCCGCTTCTACATCGGGCTGCGTTCCAAGGAAGACGGCCGCACCGACAATGCCGACGAAGTCATCCGCCGCCTGCGGCCCAAGGTGGCGCAGGTGGAAGGCGTCACGCTGTACATGCAGGCCGGCCAGGACATCAACGTGGGCGGCCGCCTGTCGCGCACGCAATACCAGTACACGCTGACCGATTCCAACCTGGACGAACTCAACCAATGGGCGCCGAGGCTGGCGACGCGTTTCGCCCAGCTGCCGCAACTGACCGACGTGGCCTCGGACCAGCAGAGCAACGCGCCCACCGCCACGCTGACCATCGACCGCGCGCGGGCATCCAGCTTCGGCATCTCGCCCGCCCTGATCGATTCCACCATCTACGACGCCATCGGCCAGCGGCAGGTCGCCCAGTACTTCACGCAGTTGAACAGCTATCACGTGGTGCTGGAAGTGACGCCGGCGCTGCAACGCGATCCCTCGCTGTTCGACAAGCTGTACCTGACGTCGCCGCTGACCGGCGAGCAGGTGCCGCTGTCCACCTTCGTCAAGCTGGACACCACCAGGACCAACTACCTGGCCATCAACCACCAGGGCCAGTTCCCGGCAGTCACCCTGTCGTTCAACCTGGCGCCGGGGACCTCGCTGGGCCAGGCCGTGCAGGCCATCAACGCCGCGCAGACGGAGATGGGCGTGCCTGCCACGCTGATCGGCTCCTTCCAGGGCGCGGCGCGCGCCTTCGGCGATTCGCTGAAATCGCAGCCTTACCTGATCGCCGCGGCGCTGATCGCGGTCTATATCGTCCTGGGCTTCCTGTACGAGAGCTATATCCATCCGCTGACCATCCTGTCCACGCTGCCTTCGGCCGGCCTGGGCGCGCTGCTGATCCTGCGCGCGGGCGGCTACGACCTGAGCGTGATCGCCCTGATCGGCATCATCCTGCTGATTGGCATCGTCAAGAAGAACGGCATCATGATGATCGACTTCGCCCTGCACGCCGAACGCGAGCACGGCATGTCGCCGCAGGAAGCCATCTACCAGGCCTGCCTGCTGCGCTTCCGGCCCATCATGATGACCACCATGTGCGCCCTGCTGAGCGGCCTGCCGTTGATGCTCAGCAACGGCCAGGGCGCGGAACTGCGCCGTCCCCTGGGCTACGCCATGGTCGGCGGCCTGATCGTTTCGCAGGCGCTGACCCTGTTCAGCACGCCGGTGGTCTACCTGTACCTGGACCGCGCGCATTACTGGTATCTGCGCCGCAAGGAAGCCC